The Comamonas piscis region CATCGCTCGAAGCCTCCGTGCGCTACCTGGCTGAAGCCGTGGGCCGCACCGAAGACGGCCGCGCGATCCGCGCCAACGGCATCTCCGCCGGGCCCATCAAAACCTTGGCTGCTTCGGGCATCAAGGACTTTGGCAAGCTGCTCGGCCGCGTGGCCGATGCATCCCCGCTGCGCCGCAATGTGACCATCGAAGACGTGGGCAATGTCGCCGCCTTCCTGCTGAGCGATCTGGCCTCGGGCGTGACCGCCGAGATCACCTATGTGGACGGTGGCTTTAGCCAGACGGCAGGCCTGTCGGCAGACCAGGTTTGAGCCTTTCCGCTTGAACAAGAGCCCCGCAGGCTTGGTGCCTGCGGGGCTTTTTGCATTCAATGGCGCGGTTGCATTTTGTCTCACGCTGGTGCCCTCAAGCTAACGGAGTTGTTGAGCCGACCAAAGTGCAAAACTTGCACATTGCCCTGCTTCAGGCAACCGCGGGCTAGCATCCACTCATCATCCAGGTCTTGCGGTCTCGGCGCAAAAGATGGAAGGGAGCCGGTTCATAACCCTGTACGGAAGCGCTTGAGCCGCAATGCATTCGCAAGCACAAACACGCTCGACAGCGCCATCGCCCCCGCCGCAAACACCGGCGACAGCAAGGTGCCATTGATCGGGTACAGCAAGCCTGCAGCCACCGGAATCAACGCCACGTTGTAGGCAAAGGCCCAGAACAGGTTTTGGTGGATATTGCGCATCGCCGTGCGCGACAGCACGATGGCAGTCACGACCCCGCGCAAGTCGCCGCCCATCAGCACCACATCGGCTGACTCGATGGCGATATCGGTGCCCGAGCCCACGGCAATGCCAACATCGGCCTCGGCCAGTGCGGGTGCGTCATTGATGCCATCGCCTACATAGGCAAGAGCGCCATGGGCCGCCCGCAGCCGCTTGACAGCCTCGACCTTGCCATCGGGCAGCACCTCGGCCACCACCTCGTCAATGCCCAGTTGTTGGGCAATCGCCTCGCCGGTGCGGCGGTTGTCGCCGGTGATCATCGCCACCTTCAAGCCCATCGCATGCAGGCTGTCAATCGCTGCACGGGTCGTGGGCTTGATCGGGTCGGCCACGGCAATCATCGCTGCCAGATGGCCATCGATGGCGGCATACAGCGGCGTCTTGCCTTCGGCGCCCAGGCGGGCGGCATCGTCCGCGAACACCGAGACATCGGCACCCAGCTGCGCCATCATGCGGTCCGCGCCCACCTCCACCCGCGTACTCCCCACTTGGGCACGCACGCCAAAACCGGTCACCGATTCAAAGCCGGACAGCGGCGGTATCTGCAGGGCTTCGGCCTGGGCAGCCTGCACAATGGCCTGGGCAATCGGGTGCTCGGACTGGCGCTCGACGGCTGCCACCGCCGCCAGCACGGCGGCGCGCTCAAAGCCAGAGGCCAGCACCAGGTCGGTCAGCGCAGGACGGCCTTCGGTCAAGGTGCCGGTTTTATCGACGGCCACCACCTTCGCATCCTTGAGCAACTGCAGCGCCTCGCCTTTGCGGAACAGCACACCCAACTGCGCCGCACGGCCCGTGGCCACCATGATGGACGTCGGCGTGGCCAGCCCCATCGCACAAGGGCAGGCAATGATCAGCACGGCCACCGCATTCACGAGGGCCAGGCTCAGCGCGGGCGATGGGCCCAGCAGCAGCCAGAGCACAAAGGTCAGCACGGCAGCGGCCATCACCGCAGGCACAAACCACATGGTCACCTTGTCGACCACCGCCTGGATCGGCAGCTTGCCGCCCTGGGCCTGCTCGACCATGCGGATGATCTGCGCCAGCACGGTGTTGCCGCCCACCTCAGTAGCTTCCAGCGTCAACGCGCCCTTTTGGTTGATGGTGCCGCCCACTACCTGGGCACCGCTGGTCTTGTGTACCGGCACCGGCTCGCCGCTGATCATCGATTCATCGACATAGCTCTCGCCATCCCTTACCCGGCCATCGACCGGAATGCGCTCGCCCGGGCGCACCTGCACGGCATCGCCGGGCTGCACCGCATCAATGGCCAGCGACTGCCAGGCGCCATCGCGCAGCACCCAGGCGGTTTTGGCTTGCAGCTGCACCAGGCGTTGGATCGCCGCCGAGGTATTGCCCTTGGCGCGCGCCTCCATCCAGCGGCCCAGCAGAATCAGCACCACGATGACGGCCGCCGCCTCGAAATAGACATGCACCGTGCCCGCAGGCAAAACGGCCGGCGCAAAGGTCGCCACCAGCGAGTACAGATAGGCCGACAAGGTGCCCACTGCGACGAGCGAGTTCATATCCGGCGCCGCACGCAAGAGCGCAGGCAGCCCCAGGCGGTAAAAGCGCCGGCCCGGCCCGGCCAGCACCAGGCTGGTCAGCACCCACTGCAGCAGCCAATTGCTCTGCTGGGGCAGCCATTGGCCCACCCAGTGGTGGAAGCCCGGCAGCATATGGCCGCCCATCTCCAGCACAAACACGGGCGCAGCCAGCACGGCCGCCAGCAGTAGATCGCGCAGCAAGGTTTTTTGCGCCTGCTGCTGGCGCTGGCTTTGGGCATCATGTGCATCGGCGGCATCGCTGGCCTCCGCTGCCTGGCGCAAGGGGTGGGCGGTATAGCCGGCCTTGGCTATGGCCGCCATCAACTGCTCTGCATTCACCCCAGCCGTCAGTTGCACGGTGGCGCGTTCTGTCGCCAGGTTGACCGCGGCCGTCTGCACGCCGGGGACGGCCCTCAATGCGCGCTCGACCCGGCCCACGCAGGAGGCGCAGGTCATGCCCTCCACTTCCAGCTCCAGCGCCTGGGTGGGCACCTGGTAGCCGGCTTTGTTGACAGCGGCCACCGCCTGCTCCAGCACCTGGGCGGCGGGGGCCTGATCGCCCAAAATCAGACTGGCCTGCTCGGTGGCCAAATTCACATGCGCGCTTTGCACGCCGGGGACGGCCTGCAGGGCGCGCTCAACACGGCCCACGCAGGAGGCGCAGGTCATACCCTCGATGGGCAGCT contains the following coding sequences:
- a CDS encoding heavy metal translocating P-type ATPase; the encoded protein is MTSPTTPSATPLLQLPIEGMTCASCVGRVERALQAVPGVQSAHVNLATEQASLILGDQAPAAQVLEQAVAAVNKAGYQVPTQALELEVEGMTCASCVGRVERALRAVPGVQTAAVNLATERATVQLTAGVNAEQLMAAIAKAGYTAHPLRQAAEASDAADAHDAQSQRQQQAQKTLLRDLLLAAVLAAPVFVLEMGGHMLPGFHHWVGQWLPQQSNWLLQWVLTSLVLAGPGRRFYRLGLPALLRAAPDMNSLVAVGTLSAYLYSLVATFAPAVLPAGTVHVYFEAAAVIVVLILLGRWMEARAKGNTSAAIQRLVQLQAKTAWVLRDGAWQSLAIDAVQPGDAVQVRPGERIPVDGRVRDGESYVDESMISGEPVPVHKTSGAQVVGGTINQKGALTLEATEVGGNTVLAQIIRMVEQAQGGKLPIQAVVDKVTMWFVPAVMAAAVLTFVLWLLLGPSPALSLALVNAVAVLIIACPCAMGLATPTSIMVATGRAAQLGVLFRKGEALQLLKDAKVVAVDKTGTLTEGRPALTDLVLASGFERAAVLAAVAAVERQSEHPIAQAIVQAAQAEALQIPPLSGFESVTGFGVRAQVGSTRVEVGADRMMAQLGADVSVFADDAARLGAEGKTPLYAAIDGHLAAMIAVADPIKPTTRAAIDSLHAMGLKVAMITGDNRRTGEAIAQQLGIDEVVAEVLPDGKVEAVKRLRAAHGALAYVGDGINDAPALAEADVGIAVGSGTDIAIESADVVLMGGDLRGVVTAIVLSRTAMRNIHQNLFWAFAYNVALIPVAAGLLYPINGTLLSPVFAAGAMALSSVFVLANALRLKRFRTGL